The uncultured Bacteroides sp. genome includes the window TACCGCTGTAAAGAAAGATATTATTATACCTATAATCAATGTCGTTGCAAAGCCGCGAATAGGGCCTGTTCCGAAATTAAAGAGGATAACGCCAGTGATTATAGAAGTTAAGTTGGAGTCAAAGATGGCAGAAAATGCATTTGAATAACCATCGGCCAAAGCCATTTTAACCCCTTTGCCACTTCGCAACTCCTCTTTGGTACGCTCATAGATTAGTACATTGGCATCAACAGCCATACCGAGAGACAGCACCATACCGGCTATACCCGACATTGTTAATGCGGCCTGGAATGAAGAAAGAATTCCAAGTGTGAAGAAAAGGTTGAGTATTAATGCGCCGTTAGCAATCATACCGGGAACTATACCATACATCATGCACATGTAAATCATGAGCAGAATTAATGCTACTATAAAGGAGAAAGCGCCGGCATTAATGGATGCTTGTCCCAGTGAAGGGCCAATGATATCTTCTTGTACAATGTGTGCGGGTGCAGGCATCTTTCCTGATTTCAGCACGTTTGCTAAATCCTTAGATTGTTCGGGAGTAAAATGTCCGGTGATTTGTGAGCGGCCACCTGTAATTTCAGAGTTAACATTCGGTGCGGAATATACATATCCGTCTAATACGATAGCAATCGATTTGCCTATGTTCTGTTTGGTCATCAAAGCCCATCTTCTGGCACCGTCCGAATTCATTTCCATGCTAACAGCAGGCTTGCCCCATTGATCAAATTCATCTTTGGCGTTGTTTACGACATCGCCTTCAAGCGGAGCCTTTCCGTTTCGCTCTGTTGATTTGATTGCGTAAAGTTCAAATGTTTGTGCCTTGGGATCAAAATCTGCAGCCGAAACGCCCCATTTTAGGTGAAGTTCTTTTGGCAGTTCTTCTAATACTTCTTTCATGGCCAAATACTTATTGACTTCAGCAGTATCTTTATAATTGGCATAACCTACAATTGCACCTTGTCCGCTTGTATTGAACTGAAGGATAGCAGCCAGTGGATGCTCTTTCTTCATTTGCTCTATGTTAGCTGTCTCTGCTGTTTTTTCTGTTTCACCTTTGAGTGCTGCAGCAAGACTATCTGCCGCACTTCTTTCTTTGGGTGCAACCGCAGCAGTATTCATGGCAGGTTTTGTCGCAATGGAAGCAGAATCTACATTCGTAGAATCTGTAGTGCTTGTTTCGTTTGATAAAACGCTACGAAGTTTTGAATCAACAGTTTGCAGATAAGGAATTATTTCTTTTGCGTCATAAGTTTCCCAAAATTCCAAATTGGCGGAACCCTGGAGTAATCTTCTTACACGATCAGGTTCTTTGATTCCGGGAAGTTCAACCATAATACGACCCATTTTGTCTTCTAGACTTTGTATATTCGGCTGAACAACGCCAAAGCGGTCGATACGAGTACGGAGTACATTGTATGAGTTTTCGACAGCGGCTTTTACTTCTTCTCTAAGAACTTTTTCCACTTCTGCGTCAGATGACTTTTGAGTTAATTTATCTTTTAGCTGTTGAGTGGCAAATAATTCGGATAATCGGGCTCCTGGAGCTAATTTATGATATTCTTTTATGAATGAAGTGATAAAGTCGTCCTGACTTGTTGCCTGAAGTTTTGTTGCGTTGGCCAGCGCTTTGTTGAATGCCTCATCTGGTTTATCATCGGCCAGTGCTTTCACTACATCGCTAACTGATACTTCGAGAATAACGTTCATTCCTCCTTTTAAGTCGAGTCCTAAACTAATCTCCATCTCACGGCACTGTTTGAACGTATAATTACCCAGCCATACTTTCTCGTTTGATAGAGAATCCAGGTAGTTTTGTTCTATCGTTACATCGCCTTTCGCATACTCTTTCGCCTTGTTGGTGTAGTAGCGAGTAACGAAGGAGAATGAGAGATAGAACACGCACACCAGTGTGAGTAATATCGCAAAAACTTTAACAAATCCCTTGTTCTGCATTTTACTTTTAATTTATATGATTGCTTTTTATATTAATTTCTGTTGTATATAAGGCTGCAAATATAGCTTTTTTTTCACATTAAGACATAATTGAGCTTAAATATTTAGAGGATAAACTCTATTTTATCCTTTCTTAGGCTCAGTAACTTTACAGTTTGTCTGGTTTGTTATAAATGTTCAGCTTTCAGCTTTTTGTTGTATTTGCTATCTGACAAGCATGAAAAAAACCTCAGTAAAAAGCAATCCTTTTTTGAAGCTTTCTGAGATAACATAGACAAATAATAGACTTTCATTGGCGCTATTTCATGCCTCTGTCTTTTAACATTGCATCCATTTGAGGTTCGGACCCCCGGAACTTTTTATACAGAACCATCGGGTCTTCACTGTTCCCTTTTTCGAGTATATTTTTGCGGAAAAGATCAGCCGTTTGCTTGTCAAAAATTCCATGTTCCTTGAATGTTTCAAAAGCATCTGAATCGAGAACATTCGCCCATAAATAGCTATAATATCCGGCTGCATATCCACCAATTATATGATTAAAATAAGTGGTACGATAGCGGGGAGCGATCTCTGGTATTAATCCTAATTTATCCATAGCCTTCTGCTCATAAGTGATTACGTTTAAGTTCTTCACGTCAGTGAGGTTATGAAGATTCATGTCGAGAATGGCGGCGGCGAGAAGTTCAGTTGTCATAAATCCCTGATTAAAGGTTTTTTGGTTTACCAGTTTTTCAATTAGCGAGTCGGGCATACTCTCTCCCGTTTGATAATGCTTAGCATACATTTTAAGAACTTCGGGTTCTGTAGCCCAATGTTCCATTACTTGCGAGGGCAGTTCTACAAAATCTCTTGCTACATTGGTTCCTGAAATTCCGGAGTAATTACACTCGCTTAACAGCCCGTGCAGTGCGTGTCCGAATTCATGAAAAAGAGTTTCAACTTCGTCGAGTGTAAGTAAGGAAGGTGCATTACCTACTGGCTTGGTGAAACTGGCTACGTTGCAAATTAGCGGACGTATGCCCGCTTGTTGTTCACGATAATTGCTCATCCATGCACCCCCGCTTTTTCCCGGGCGTGGGAAGTAATCAAGATATAGAACGCCAAGATGGGATCCGTCAGCATCTTTAGCTTCAAATACCTCTACATCCGGATGATAAACCGTTATGTCTTTTAATGGGGTTAGTGTAATGCCGTATAGCTTTTTAGCAACGGTAAAGGCACCTTCGCGCACATTCTCAAGTTTAAAATAAGGTTTGATTTCTTCTTCGTTGATATTGTATTTTTCTTTGCGAAGCTTTTCAGTGTAATACCACCAATCCCAGGCTGCTAACTTCTCATTTTTGCCTTCTTTGTCCATTAGCTTTTGTAGCTCAGCTGCTTCTGCTT containing:
- the secDF gene encoding protein translocase subunit SecDF, which produces MQNKGFVKVFAILLTLVCVFYLSFSFVTRYYTNKAKEYAKGDVTIEQNYLDSLSNEKVWLGNYTFKQCREMEISLGLDLKGGMNVILEVSVSDVVKALADDKPDEAFNKALANATKLQATSQDDFITSFIKEYHKLAPGARLSELFATQQLKDKLTQKSSDAEVEKVLREEVKAAVENSYNVLRTRIDRFGVVQPNIQSLEDKMGRIMVELPGIKEPDRVRRLLQGSANLEFWETYDAKEIIPYLQTVDSKLRSVLSNETSTTDSTNVDSASIATKPAMNTAAVAPKERSAADSLAAALKGETEKTAETANIEQMKKEHPLAAILQFNTSGQGAIVGYANYKDTAEVNKYLAMKEVLEELPKELHLKWGVSAADFDPKAQTFELYAIKSTERNGKAPLEGDVVNNAKDEFDQWGKPAVSMEMNSDGARRWALMTKQNIGKSIAIVLDGYVYSAPNVNSEITGGRSQITGHFTPEQSKDLANVLKSGKMPAPAHIVQEDIIGPSLGQASINAGAFSFIVALILLMIYMCMMYGIVPGMIANGALILNLFFTLGILSSFQAALTMSGIAGMVLSLGMAVDANVLIYERTKEELRSGKGVKMALADGYSNAFSAIFDSNLTSIITGVILFNFGTGPIRGFATTLIIGIIISFFTAVFMTRLVYEYYLGKEKLTKLTFTSKISKNLLVDTHFNFMGSNKKALLITSAIIIVCVGSFAIRGLSQSIDFTGGRNFKVQFDKQVEPEQVRNLIASKFKDANVSVIAVGADKKTVRISTNYRIEDSSNSVDSEIEAYLYTALKPMLANNITLHAFTDRDNHAGGSIISSQKVGPSIADDIKVSAFWSVLLSLIAIGLYILLRFRNIAYSVGSVVALASDTVMIIGAYSLLWGFVPFSLEIDQTFIGAILTAIGYSINDKVVIFDRVREFFGLYPKRDHKQLFNDSLNTTLARTINTSLSTLIVLVCIFILGGDSIRSFAFAMILGVVIGTLSSIFIASPIAYSLMSKKIDKTPEEEK
- a CDS encoding M3 family metallopeptidase, encoding MKTKKTIFILTACYMMYSCATPIENNPFLTEFKTEFGTPPFDKIKIEHYEPAFYKGIEEQNKNIRKVIENKETPTFDNTIVALDNSDPILARVSAIFFNMTDAETTDELTKLSIKIAPVLSEHSDNIYLNKELFKRINSIHQQKDSLGLTTEQLRLLDETYKNFVRAGANLNMEQQARLREVNKELSTLGLTFSNNILNENNAFKLIISKKADLAGLPDWFCQSAAQEAKAIGEKGKWLFTLNDASRLPFLQYSENRALREKIYKAYTNRGNNNDKNDNKKTITQIVALRLEKAKLLGFDCYSNFVLDNTMAKNSATVMSFLNKLWGYSLPKAKAEAAELQKLMDKEGKNEKLAAWDWWYYTEKLRKEKYNINEEEIKPYFKLENVREGAFTVAKKLYGITLTPLKDITVYHPDVEVFEAKDADGSHLGVLYLDYFPRPGKSGGAWMSNYREQQAGIRPLICNVASFTKPVGNAPSLLTLDEVETLFHEFGHALHGLLSECNYSGISGTNVARDFVELPSQVMEHWATEPEVLKMYAKHYQTGESMPDSLIEKLVNQKTFNQGFMTTELLAAAILDMNLHNLTDVKNLNVITYEQKAMDKLGLIPEIAPRYRTTYFNHIIGGYAAGYYSYLWANVLDSDAFETFKEHGIFDKQTADLFRKNILEKGNSEDPMVLYKKFRGSEPQMDAMLKDRGMK